A single region of the Sphingobium sp. TKS genome encodes:
- a CDS encoding transglutaminase family protein, whose protein sequence is MIYHIRHQTIVHYDAPVQLARFNLRLRPAPWPGQWTSDYHLAVDPAPASIESRPGAWPVNVARLEIDSPLRRISIESSFRAGVQGGPPIEPQEDDPTVGAVAEAALAARDMGPAGPAHYLYASPRVPLAAEIGAWAGDLLAPGRPIVGAALELAQRIKGAFAYVSGATDAATPVAEAFAARHGVCQDFAHVMVAALRWFGLPAAYVSGYLRTDPPPGMARLVGADAMHAWVMLWCGPTRGWIGFDPTNGVITGDGHLFVAMGRDYADVAPMDGLFVGGSGQNVQVMVDVMPEEERV, encoded by the coding sequence ATGATCTACCACATCCGGCATCAGACCATCGTGCATTATGATGCGCCGGTGCAGTTGGCGCGCTTCAACCTGCGGCTTCGGCCCGCGCCATGGCCGGGGCAGTGGACGTCGGATTATCATCTGGCGGTCGATCCCGCGCCCGCTTCCATCGAATCGCGACCGGGGGCGTGGCCGGTGAATGTCGCCCGGCTGGAGATCGACAGTCCGTTGCGCCGGATCAGCATCGAAAGCAGCTTCCGTGCCGGGGTGCAGGGCGGCCCGCCCATCGAACCGCAAGAGGATGATCCAACCGTCGGCGCGGTGGCGGAGGCGGCTTTGGCGGCGCGGGACATGGGGCCGGCGGGGCCGGCGCATTATCTCTACGCCTCGCCGCGTGTGCCATTGGCGGCGGAGATCGGGGCTTGGGCGGGGGATTTGCTTGCGCCCGGGCGGCCGATTGTGGGGGCGGCGCTGGAACTGGCGCAGCGGATCAAGGGCGCGTTCGCCTATGTGAGCGGGGCGACCGATGCGGCGACGCCAGTGGCGGAGGCCTTTGCGGCGCGCCATGGGGTGTGTCAGGACTTTGCCCATGTGATGGTGGCGGCGCTGCGCTGGTTCGGGCTGCCTGCCGCCTATGTGAGCGGTTATTTGCGCACCGATCCGCCGCCGGGCATGGCGCGGCTGGTCGGCGCGGACGCGATGCACGCCTGGGTGATGCTGTGGTGCGGGCCGACGCGGGGGTGGATCGGCTTCGATCCGACCAATGGGGTGATAACCGGGGACGGGCATTTGTTCGTCGCCATGGGGCGGGACTATGCCGACGTCGCGCCGATGGATGGGCTGTTCGTGGGCGGCTCCGGGCAGAATGTCCAGGTGATGGTGGACGTCATGCCGGAGGAGGAGCGGGTTTAG
- a CDS encoding TonB-dependent receptor: MSGRLRLMEFSSALLVTSALVFPALAQEPAQQAAPPAYSDVIVVTAQRREERLQDVPISINALGQAKLEQANAKALDDYAKLLPSVSIQSFGPSQAQVFFRGVATGSGGPPLHIGPLPTSSTYVDEIPVTTIGGMVDVHLYDVARIEALAGPQGTLFGASSLSGTLRIITNRPELGKTTGSIDLQVNKFSKGDFGGSAEGYINLPISDNAALRVVGFYDRAGGYIDNIPGTRTFTLDDNDPSTNLTVNNNALVENDYNDVETWGGRAALRVDLDDNWTVTPQFLYQSQIAHGGFFYDPTKGYLNVTDYLPSRNKDRWWQAALTIQGKLSDWDITYSGGYFERKVDNIADYSYYSVAYDSYTYVDDNGVTQPGFTTFFPDANGHPIDPTQTAHQFDKYTKHTQELRVNSPTDKPFRLAAGMFLQVQTDKIGADYQTVGIGSIPTPIWLTPFGTSDTVFLTRVKRKDRDYAMFTQGEYDIVPNVTLIAGVRGYVAHNTIYGFSGTNSASNLDPANCFPTSLPDVPCANVHKKQVESGVIWRGGIKWQVSSDIMLYGTVSRGYRPGGNNRRPGVNPFKSDKLDNFELGWKSRFGRFTFNGAAFYQKWRDLQFGLVPVGQNGVTNTYNAGNARIYGVEGDLSARFGGLSLSASATYVDAQLTSDFCEVDPVTKNIVCNPGVPPAAAKGTRLPIMPRFKGSATARYEWPLGAMTAFVQGSVSHQGGTRTFLTDADYAAVGPTKPFTTADFSIGTHWDSWRIEAFIQNAFNSHGALGKNTICATEICGAYARTYPTKPQFFGLKVGYDFE, translated from the coding sequence ATGTCAGGTCGCTTACGCTTGATGGAGTTTTCGTCCGCATTGCTGGTGACCAGCGCGCTGGTCTTTCCGGCTCTCGCGCAGGAACCGGCGCAACAGGCCGCGCCGCCCGCCTACAGCGACGTGATCGTCGTCACCGCCCAGCGCCGCGAGGAACGGTTGCAGGATGTGCCGATCAGCATCAACGCGCTCGGCCAGGCCAAGCTGGAACAGGCCAATGCCAAGGCGCTGGACGATTATGCCAAGCTGCTGCCCAGCGTCTCCATCCAGTCCTTCGGCCCCAGCCAGGCGCAGGTCTTCTTCCGCGGCGTAGCCACCGGATCGGGCGGCCCGCCTCTGCATATCGGCCCGCTGCCGACCAGCAGCACCTATGTCGACGAAATCCCGGTCACGACCATCGGCGGCATGGTCGACGTCCATCTCTATGACGTCGCGCGGATCGAGGCGCTGGCCGGGCCGCAGGGCACGCTGTTCGGCGCCAGTTCGCTGTCGGGCACGCTGCGCATCATCACCAACCGTCCGGAACTGGGCAAGACGACCGGCAGCATCGACCTGCAAGTCAACAAGTTCAGCAAGGGCGATTTCGGCGGATCGGCGGAAGGCTATATCAACCTGCCGATCAGCGACAATGCCGCGCTGCGCGTCGTCGGCTTCTATGACCGGGCCGGCGGCTATATCGACAATATCCCCGGCACGCGCACCTTCACGCTGGACGATAACGACCCCAGCACCAACCTCACCGTCAACAACAACGCGCTGGTCGAAAACGACTATAACGACGTCGAAACCTGGGGCGGCCGCGCCGCGCTGCGCGTCGACCTGGACGACAATTGGACGGTCACGCCGCAATTTCTCTATCAGAGCCAGATCGCCCATGGCGGCTTCTTCTACGATCCGACCAAGGGCTATCTGAACGTCACCGACTATCTGCCCAGCCGCAACAAGGACCGCTGGTGGCAGGCTGCGTTGACCATCCAGGGCAAGCTCAGCGACTGGGACATCACCTATTCGGGCGGCTATTTCGAGCGCAAGGTCGATAATATAGCCGATTATTCCTATTATTCGGTCGCTTACGACAGCTACACCTATGTCGACGATAACGGCGTGACGCAGCCGGGCTTCACCACCTTTTTCCCGGACGCCAACGGCCATCCCATCGACCCGACGCAAACCGCGCACCAGTTCGACAAATATACCAAGCACACGCAGGAATTGCGCGTGAACTCGCCCACCGACAAGCCGTTCCGGCTGGCCGCGGGCATGTTCCTGCAAGTCCAGACCGACAAGATCGGGGCCGACTATCAGACGGTCGGCATCGGTTCGATCCCGACGCCGATCTGGCTCACTCCCTTCGGCACCAGCGACACCGTGTTCCTCACCCGCGTCAAGCGCAAGGACCGCGACTATGCGATGTTCACGCAGGGCGAATATGACATTGTGCCCAATGTCACGCTGATCGCGGGCGTTCGCGGCTATGTGGCCCACAACACCATCTACGGCTTTTCCGGCACCAACAGCGCCAGCAATCTCGATCCGGCCAATTGTTTCCCCACCAGCCTACCCGACGTCCCCTGCGCCAATGTGCACAAGAAGCAGGTGGAATCGGGCGTCATCTGGCGCGGCGGCATCAAATGGCAGGTGTCGAGCGACATCATGCTCTACGGCACCGTTTCGCGCGGCTACCGGCCGGGCGGCAACAACCGGCGGCCAGGGGTCAATCCGTTCAAATCGGACAAGCTCGACAATTTCGAACTGGGCTGGAAAAGCCGTTTCGGGCGCTTCACCTTCAACGGCGCCGCCTTCTACCAGAAATGGCGCGACCTCCAGTTCGGGCTGGTGCCGGTGGGTCAGAATGGCGTCACCAACACCTATAATGCCGGCAACGCGCGCATCTATGGCGTGGAGGGCGACCTGTCGGCCCGCTTCGGCGGCCTCAGCCTGTCGGCCAGCGCCACCTATGTCGACGCGCAGCTCACCAGCGATTTCTGCGAAGTCGATCCGGTGACGAAGAATATCGTCTGCAACCCCGGCGTCCCGCCCGCCGCGGCCAAGGGCACGCGCTTGCCGATTATGCCGCGCTTCAAGGGTTCGGCCACGGCGCGCTATGAATGGCCGCTCGGCGCGATGACGGCCTTCGTGCAGGGATCGGTGTCGCATCAGGGCGGCACGCGCACCTTCCTGACCGACGCGGACTATGCGGCGGTCGGGCCGACCAAACCCTTCACCACCGCCGATTTCTCGATCGGCACCCATTGGGATAGCTGGCGGATAGAGGCGTTCATCCAGAACGCCTTCAACAGCCATGGCGCGCTGGGCAAGAACACCATCTGCGCCACGGAAATCTGCGGCGCCTATGCCCGGACCTACCCGACCAAGCCGCAATTTTTCGGGCTGAAAGTGGGCTATGATTTCGAGTAG
- a CDS encoding tetratricopeptide repeat-containing sulfotransferase family protein has translation MRGESYSSIRQALAQNPAQALALCLDRLGQAAGDAEAHRLAARALRALKRDGEAERHESAAIDAAATDPALQQAAVALLDNRLHLAEPILRGRLKDNPFDVAAIRMLAELAGRIGRNADAEKLLRRALELAPAFTAARANLATALHRQNKTGQALEELDRLQDQSNPAHANLRAAVLGRLGDFDEAIALYEQILAQVAGQPKIWMSYGHALKTVGRTADSIAAYRRATALRPAFGEAWWSIANLKTAAFDATDIAAMSNALNDAHASAEDRFHLHFALGKALSDQGEAGAAFTHYAEANRLRRIAQPYEAARTTRAVDAAVSLFTPDFFATRQGRGCAAPDPIFIVGLPRAGSTLIEQILSSHSQVEGTMELPDLPALVAELRQEGDWPAMLRDLDPARLRALGDAYIERTRIQRREGRPYFIDKLPNNWLHVGLIHLILPHARIIDARRHPLDCGYSNFRQHFARGQAFSYDLGDIGHYYADYVRLMAHVDAVLPGRVHRVVHERLLDDPETEVRALLAALGLPFEEACLHFHQNRRAVRTASSEQVRRPINRDGEGQWRAVEAQLRPLIAALGPVLDSYPDAP, from the coding sequence ATGCGGGGCGAAAGCTATTCTTCCATCCGGCAAGCGCTTGCGCAGAACCCCGCGCAGGCGCTTGCGCTGTGCCTCGACCGGCTTGGGCAGGCCGCCGGGGATGCCGAAGCCCATCGCCTCGCCGCCCGCGCCCTGCGCGCCCTGAAGCGGGATGGGGAGGCGGAACGGCATGAATCCGCCGCGATCGACGCCGCCGCCACCGACCCGGCGCTCCAGCAGGCCGCCGTCGCCCTGCTCGACAACCGCCTGCATCTGGCCGAACCGATCCTGCGCGGGCGGCTCAAGGACAATCCCTTCGATGTCGCGGCGATCCGCATGCTGGCCGAACTGGCGGGCCGGATCGGGCGCAATGCCGATGCGGAAAAGCTGCTGCGCCGGGCGCTGGAACTGGCGCCCGCTTTCACCGCCGCCCGCGCCAATCTGGCGACCGCGCTGCACCGCCAGAACAAGACTGGGCAGGCGCTGGAGGAATTGGATCGGTTGCAGGACCAGTCCAACCCCGCCCACGCCAATCTGCGCGCCGCGGTACTGGGCCGGCTGGGCGATTTTGACGAAGCCATCGCGCTCTACGAGCAGATATTGGCTCAGGTGGCGGGCCAGCCGAAAATCTGGATGAGCTACGGCCATGCGCTCAAGACGGTGGGCCGCACGGCGGACAGCATCGCCGCCTACCGCCGCGCCACCGCGCTGCGCCCGGCTTTTGGCGAGGCGTGGTGGAGCATCGCCAATCTGAAGACGGCGGCCTTCGACGCCACCGACATCGCCGCCATGTCCAACGCGCTCAACGACGCGCATGCCAGCGCGGAGGACCGCTTCCACCTCCATTTCGCGCTGGGCAAGGCGTTAAGCGACCAGGGCGAGGCCGGCGCCGCCTTCACTCATTATGCCGAAGCGAACCGCCTGCGCCGCATCGCCCAACCCTATGAGGCGGCGCGCACCACCCGCGCAGTCGATGCGGCGGTCAGCCTGTTCACCCCGGATTTCTTCGCCACGCGGCAGGGCAGGGGCTGCGCCGCGCCCGACCCGATCTTCATCGTCGGTCTGCCCCGCGCCGGCTCCACGCTGATCGAGCAAATTCTCTCCAGCCACAGCCAGGTCGAAGGGACGATGGAACTGCCCGACCTGCCCGCGCTGGTCGCGGAACTGCGGCAGGAGGGCGATTGGCCCGCCATGCTGCGCGACCTCGACCCCGCCCGCCTCCGCGCCTTGGGGGATGCCTATATCGAGCGCACCCGCATCCAGCGGCGCGAAGGGCGGCCCTATTTCATCGACAAGCTGCCCAATAACTGGCTGCATGTCGGCCTTATCCACCTGATCCTGCCCCATGCGCGGATCATCGATGCGCGCCGCCACCCGCTTGATTGCGGCTATTCCAATTTCCGCCAGCATTTCGCGCGGGGGCAGGCGTTCAGCTACGACCTTGGCGACATCGGCCATTATTATGCCGACTATGTCCGGCTGATGGCGCATGTCGACGCCGTGCTGCCGGGGCGCGTCCACCGCGTCGTCCACGAACGGCTGCTCGACGATCCGGAAACGGAGGTGCGCGCCCTGCTCGCCGCGCTAGGTCTGCCGTTCGAGGAAGCCTGCCTGCACTTCCACCAGAACCGCCGCGCCGTGCGCACCGCCAGCAGCGAACAGGTCCGCCGCCCGATCAACCGCGATGGAGAGGGTCAATGGCGCGCCGTCGAAGCGCAGCTCCGGCCCCTGATCGCTGCCCTTGGCCCTGTGCTGGACAGCTATCCCGACGCGCCCTGA